In Rissa tridactyla isolate bRisTri1 chromosome 2, bRisTri1.patW.cur.20221130, whole genome shotgun sequence, a single window of DNA contains:
- the VPS50 gene encoding syndetin isoform X3, which translates to MQKIKSLMTRQGLRSPQESVHDLSPIESFRIPSKEDLRELREEPTDPQAQQEIINSIEEVYFSNDSFDIVKYELERLPPVLSLQELEEYRDKLKQQQAAVSKKVADLILEKQPAYVQELERVTSLQTGLQLAAVICTNGRRHLNIAKEGFTQTSLGLLANQRKRQLLIGLLKSLRTIKTLQRTDVRLSEMLEEEDYPGAIQLCLECQKAASTFKHYSCISELNSKLQDTLEQIEEQLDVALSKICKNFDISHYTKVQQAYRLLGKTQTAMDQLHMHFTQAIHNTVFQVVLGYVELCAGNTDTKFQKLQYKDLCTHITSDSYIPCLADLCKALWEVMLSYYRTMQWHENHDQDEEATVSSVKLIQKKSCMDYGKEVALHLDRVSRICDY; encoded by the exons ATGCAGAAGATCAAGTCGCTGATGACCCGCCAG ggTCTAAGAAGTCCTCAGGAGAGTGTTCATGACCTCAGTCCTATTGAAAGCTTTCGGATTCCTAGTAAG gaGGACCTCAGAGAACTACGTGAAGAACCAACTGATCCTCAAGCTCAGCAAGAAATAATTAACAGCATTgaagaagtttatttttccaaTGATTCCTTTGATATTGTGAAGTATGAGTTAGAG AGGCTTCCTCCAGTACTTAGTCTTCAAGAACTGGAAGAGTAcagagacaaattaaaacaacagcaaGCTGCT GTATCTAAAAAAGTTGCAGACTTAATTCTTGAGAAACAGCCTGCATATGTTCAG GAACTTGAACGTGTtacatcattgcagactggccTTCAGTTAGCAGCTGTTATTTGCACAAATGGAAGAAG ACACCTGAATATAGCAAAGGAAGGCTTCACACAAACTAGTTTGGGGCTTCTTGCAAACCAAAGGAAACGACAGTTGCTTATTGGACTGCTGAAGTCTCTGAGAACAATAAAAACACTG caaagaaCTGATGTGCGTTTGAGTGAGATGTTGGAG GAAGAAGACTATCCAGGAGCTATTCAGCTGTGTTTGGAATGCCAGAAAGCTGCCAGCACTTTCAAGCATTACAGTTGTATAAG tGAGTTGAATTCAAAACTGCAAGACACCTTGGAACAAATAGAG GAGCAATTGGACGTAGCACTCTCCAAAATATGTAAGAACTTTGATATCAGTCATTACACAAAGGTTCAGCAGGCTTACAGGCTGCTTGGAAAAACACAG ACAGCAATGGACCAGTTACATATGCACTTCACTCAGGCCATTCACAACACTGTGTTTCAAGTAGTCCTTGGATACGTGGAGCTGTGTGCAGGAAACACAGACACCAAATTTCAGAAGTTACAGTACAAAGACCTCTGTACA catATTACTTCAGACAGCTACATTCCATGCCTTGCTGATCTCTGCAAAGCCCTCTGGGAAGTCATGCTCAGTTACTACCGAACGATGCAGTGGCATGAGAATCATGACCAAGATGAGGAAGCAACTGTGTCTTCTG TGAAGCTTATCCAAAAGAAGTCCTGCATGGATTATGGAAAGGAGGTTGCACTTCATCTAGATCGTGTGTCACGTATTTGTGATTATTAA